In a single window of the Massilia oculi genome:
- a CDS encoding MutS-related protein, translating to MSLLDRMQDLLRSLALAPPAPPPRHFFIPDEVERLYRLDGIAGIDDQTWSDLLLESYEEKLAPRASIFARQVLHRRLRAGIDDAACIAQRARLQALMDDPARLDAIDASLSTLRHADAEVAGLLFQDTAPAIPWWPRWLWLLPLALLLSLAALATLPLGWMLTLAALAPLMALQMRLHRPLEQWAATIRALHALLRATSLLGGQGGPLLEPFVEMRFKAERLHLRLARSLSLRMIPGAIQYADWFAAANVAFYFKTLRTVHAERDLLRECYLACANLEGDVALARHLASRERWCWAERGDARTLVLDGGIHPLMTQPVALSVALEGKGAFVSGQNASGKSTFLRMVGLNAIAARAFGFCYATRACLPALPVRASMQNEDSLLGGESLYMAELRRAKELLDAAGQPPGICLIDEVFRGTNHLESVSAACAVLEQLAGRDLVLVSSHNLVLAPLLRERFASFFIDTASGQPVLAPGVLRNPNGIALLASQGFGSEIEERAAEVARWLSSHLVEPEPSHCSSFKALETSSQATAL from the coding sequence TTGTCATTGCTCGACCGCATGCAAGACCTGTTGCGCAGCCTCGCGCTCGCCCCACCCGCTCCGCCGCCGCGCCATTTCTTCATCCCGGACGAAGTCGAGCGCCTGTACCGCCTCGATGGCATTGCCGGCATCGACGACCAGACCTGGAGCGACTTGCTGCTCGAATCGTATGAAGAGAAATTGGCGCCCCGGGCCAGCATCTTTGCGCGCCAGGTGCTGCACCGGCGCCTGCGGGCCGGCATCGACGACGCGGCATGCATCGCGCAGCGCGCGCGCCTTCAGGCGCTGATGGACGACCCGGCGCGGCTGGATGCGATCGACGCCAGCCTGTCTACCTTGCGCCATGCCGATGCCGAGGTGGCCGGCCTGCTGTTCCAGGATACGGCCCCGGCCATCCCGTGGTGGCCGCGCTGGCTGTGGCTGCTGCCGCTCGCGCTGCTGTTGTCGCTGGCCGCCCTGGCGACCCTGCCGCTGGGCTGGATGCTGACGCTGGCGGCGCTGGCTCCCCTGATGGCGCTGCAGATGCGTCTTCACCGTCCGCTCGAGCAATGGGCCGCCACCATCCGCGCGCTGCATGCGCTGCTGCGCGCGACCAGCCTGCTGGGTGGGCAGGGCGGGCCGCTGCTGGAGCCTTTCGTGGAGATGCGCTTCAAAGCCGAGCGCCTGCACCTGCGCCTGGCGCGCTCGCTGAGCCTGCGCATGATCCCGGGCGCGATCCAGTACGCCGACTGGTTCGCGGCGGCCAACGTGGCCTTCTACTTCAAGACGCTGCGCACCGTGCACGCCGAGCGTGACTTGCTGCGCGAGTGCTACCTCGCTTGCGCCAACCTCGAGGGCGACGTGGCGCTGGCGCGCCACCTGGCGTCGAGGGAGCGCTGGTGCTGGGCCGAGCGCGGCGATGCGCGCACGCTGGTGCTGGATGGCGGCATCCATCCCCTGATGACGCAGCCGGTCGCCCTGTCGGTGGCGCTGGAAGGAAAGGGCGCCTTCGTCTCGGGCCAGAACGCCTCGGGCAAGAGCACCTTCCTGCGCATGGTGGGCCTGAACGCGATCGCGGCGCGCGCGTTCGGCTTCTGCTACGCCACGCGGGCCTGCCTGCCGGCGCTGCCGGTGCGCGCCAGCATGCAGAACGAGGATTCCCTGCTGGGCGGCGAGAGCCTGTACATGGCGGAACTGCGGCGGGCGAAGGAATTGCTGGATGCCGCCGGCCAGCCGCCGGGCATCTGCCTGATCGATGAAGTCTTCCGCGGCACCAACCACCTGGAATCGGTGTCGGCCGCCTGCGCCGTGCTGGAACAGCTGGCCGGGCGCGACCTGGTGCTGGTGTCCTCGCACAACCTGGTGCTGGCGCCGCTGCTGCGCGAACGGTTCGCGTCATTCTTCATCGACACCGCCAGCGGCCAGCCGGTGCTGGCGCCGGGCGTGCTACGCAATCCGAACGGCATCGCGCTGCTGGCGAGCCAGGGGTTCGGATCGGAGATCGAAGAGCGGGCGGCCGAAGTGGCGCGCTGGTTGAGCAGCCACCTCGTGGAACCCGAACCGTCTCACTGTTCCAGCTTCAAGGCCTTGGAGACGTCGTCCCAGGCCACCGCCTTGTAG
- a CDS encoding AraC family transcriptional regulator: protein MIAWQPAGEPSIPARQQPALALEYGRSRDADDADLLCDTGLVAGLSPDGLVAPAQYLQQLSNTLRTLDGADTSFMLGQLLLPGHDGAASHALVQAPNLRALLQTLCRFHARLTPLLRPRFETWGDVALLYWIDAYGAPGIRPALVEMHMTAVVALCRWLGGERLPWRFCFNRGAPRHVEQHHVHLGTELRFGCQLDAMLLPAAWLDRPWPRASEMAARLAQQAAEQEESRAPGILAALYDYLLENVRMAPTLERTAADFGVSPATFKRQLLRHHTHFQGELDGVRTHVALWLFQVERADNEEVARYLGFHDAANFRRSFKRWTGLTPGPIRAALDGELGWFTGALEPGI, encoded by the coding sequence GTGATCGCCTGGCAACCTGCCGGGGAACCGTCGATCCCGGCGCGGCAGCAGCCCGCGCTGGCGCTGGAATACGGCCGCTCGCGCGATGCGGACGACGCCGACCTGCTGTGTGACACGGGGCTGGTGGCCGGTCTGAGTCCCGATGGACTGGTCGCGCCGGCGCAATACCTGCAGCAGCTGTCGAACACCCTGCGCACCCTGGACGGCGCCGACACCAGCTTCATGCTGGGCCAGTTGCTGCTGCCCGGCCACGACGGCGCCGCGAGCCACGCGCTGGTGCAGGCGCCGAACCTGCGCGCGCTGCTGCAGACCCTGTGCCGTTTCCATGCGCGCCTGACGCCGCTGTTGCGGCCGCGCTTCGAGACCTGGGGCGACGTGGCGCTGCTGTACTGGATCGACGCCTATGGCGCGCCCGGCATCCGGCCGGCCCTGGTCGAGATGCACATGACGGCGGTGGTGGCGCTGTGCCGCTGGTTGGGCGGCGAGCGCCTGCCGTGGCGCTTCTGCTTCAACCGCGGCGCGCCGCGCCACGTCGAACAGCACCACGTCCACCTGGGCACCGAGTTGCGCTTCGGTTGCCAGCTCGACGCGATGCTGCTGCCCGCCGCCTGGCTCGACCGGCCGTGGCCGCGCGCCAGCGAGATGGCGGCGCGCCTGGCCCAGCAGGCGGCCGAGCAGGAAGAATCGCGCGCGCCGGGCATCCTGGCCGCGCTCTACGACTACCTTCTGGAAAATGTGCGCATGGCGCCGACGCTGGAGCGCACGGCGGCCGATTTCGGCGTCAGCCCGGCGACCTTCAAGCGCCAGCTGCTGCGCCACCACACCCATTTCCAGGGTGAGCTGGACGGGGTACGCACCCATGTGGCGCTGTGGCTGTTCCAGGTCGAGCGGGCCGACAACGAGGAAGTCGCTCGCTACCTGGGCTTTCATGACGCCGCCAATTTCCGGCGCTCGTTCAAGCGCTGGACCGGCCTCACGCCGGGACCGATCCGGGCCGCGCTGGACGGGGAACTGGGCTGGTTCACGGGTGCGCTGGAGCCAGGGATATAG
- a CDS encoding phytase — translation MKKIVSLVLLATLHAAAAAAPQVPASLAKTEALAALPGGAWLALDKKALRLVGADGSERASLAVRAEQLDLRPVEGGVLAIVMDSNTERVQPVRVDLAAGALKALPPMPEAGFGLEAACMYRDAQGLDHVFMVGPDGQAQQWLLGGEGQGGYRLVRRLALPTAVTHCRVDDAHATLFVAEEGMGLWAYGADAEGPSARVPVALRAPYGKLAGEIEGLAVLPGGVAALDDKGDLLSWRRAGAAWTALPARALGGKQLVALGGASLLVQTKKGWQAPALAWKAGTAPPRALPIVMPRMQTAPVAQLGDAADDPAIWVNPKDASQSRILGTNKKQGMLVYDLQGKETQFLPAGRLNNVDVRQDLRFGGERFDLALATQRDENAMVLFTIDARGMLAEAARLPTGLNDIYGTCTYRTAEGGLDAFVNDKDGRYEHWQITRSGGKFGAKLARQFRLATQPEGCVADDRSGLLFVGEEDKALWVTSARADQPATLKMVMPVGEWLHDDIEGMGIYHGKKQSYLVVSSQGNSSYVVFDAAPPFKVRGAFRIGMDPVAGIDGASETDGLEVSSANFGGPYARGMLVVHDGFKRMPDGAQNYKAVAWDDVSKALKLEQ, via the coding sequence ATGAAAAAAATCGTTTCCCTGGTTCTCCTCGCCACCCTGCACGCGGCGGCCGCCGCCGCGCCGCAAGTGCCGGCTTCGCTGGCCAAGACCGAAGCCCTGGCCGCGCTGCCGGGCGGCGCCTGGCTGGCGCTCGACAAGAAGGCCCTGCGCCTGGTCGGCGCCGACGGCAGCGAACGCGCCAGCCTGGCGGTGCGCGCCGAGCAGCTCGACCTGCGCCCGGTCGAAGGCGGCGTGCTGGCGATCGTCATGGATTCCAACACCGAGCGCGTGCAGCCGGTGCGGGTCGACCTCGCGGCCGGCGCCCTGAAAGCCTTGCCGCCGATGCCGGAAGCCGGCTTCGGCCTGGAAGCGGCCTGCATGTACCGCGACGCCCAAGGCCTGGACCATGTATTCATGGTGGGACCGGACGGCCAGGCGCAGCAGTGGCTGCTGGGCGGCGAAGGGCAAGGCGGCTATCGCCTGGTGCGCCGCCTGGCGCTGCCGACCGCGGTCACCCATTGCCGCGTCGACGATGCCCACGCCACGCTGTTCGTGGCCGAGGAAGGCATGGGCCTGTGGGCCTATGGCGCCGATGCCGAAGGTCCGTCGGCGCGCGTGCCGGTGGCGCTGCGCGCGCCCTACGGCAAGCTGGCCGGCGAGATCGAGGGCCTGGCCGTGCTGCCGGGCGGCGTCGCCGCCCTGGACGACAAAGGCGACCTGCTGAGCTGGCGCCGCGCCGGCGCGGCCTGGACCGCGCTGCCGGCACGCGCGCTGGGCGGCAAGCAGCTGGTGGCGCTGGGCGGCGCCTCGCTGCTGGTGCAGACGAAAAAGGGCTGGCAGGCGCCGGCGCTGGCGTGGAAGGCCGGCACCGCACCGCCGCGCGCGCTGCCGATCGTGATGCCGCGCATGCAGACCGCGCCGGTGGCGCAACTGGGCGACGCCGCCGACGATCCGGCGATCTGGGTCAACCCGAAGGATGCGAGCCAGTCGCGCATCCTCGGCACCAACAAGAAGCAGGGCATGCTGGTGTACGACCTGCAGGGCAAGGAAACCCAGTTCCTGCCGGCGGGCCGTCTGAACAACGTCGACGTGCGCCAGGACCTGCGCTTCGGCGGCGAGCGCTTCGACCTGGCCCTGGCCACCCAGCGCGACGAGAATGCGATGGTGCTGTTCACGATCGACGCCAGGGGCATGCTGGCGGAAGCGGCGCGCCTGCCGACCGGATTGAACGACATCTACGGCACCTGCACCTACCGCACCGCCGAGGGCGGCCTGGATGCCTTCGTCAACGACAAGGACGGCCGCTACGAGCACTGGCAGATCACCCGCAGCGGCGGCAAGTTCGGCGCGAAGCTGGCGCGCCAGTTCAGGCTCGCCACGCAACCCGAAGGCTGCGTGGCGGACGACCGCAGCGGCCTCTTGTTCGTGGGCGAGGAAGACAAGGCGCTGTGGGTCACGTCGGCTAGGGCCGACCAGCCGGCCACGCTCAAGATGGTGATGCCGGTGGGCGAATGGCTGCACGACGACATCGAAGGCATGGGCATCTACCACGGCAAAAAGCAGAGCTACCTGGTGGTGTCGAGCCAGGGCAACAGCAGCTACGTGGTGTTCGACGCGGCGCCGCCGTTCAAGGTGCGCGGCGCGTTCCGGATCGGCATGGATCCGGTGGCCGGCATCGACGGCGCGTCCGAGACCGACGGCCTGGAAGTGAGCTCGGCCAACTTCGGCGGCCCGTACGCGCGCGGCATGCTGGTGGTGCACGACGGCTTCAAGCGCATGCCGGACGGTGCCCAGAACTACAAGGCGGTGGCCTGGGACGACGTCTCCAAGGCCTTGAAGCTGGAACAGTGA
- a CDS encoding efflux RND transporter periplasmic adaptor subunit, which produces MIRDTSQQDAVVATPASHTFKRRALLIGGAAALLAASVAVFAAWSGSEHSVSGSRVRIAEVQRGTLVRDAAVNGRVVAAVSPTLYSTAPATVNLKVAAGDTVKKGDVLAVLESPDLTDALKREVSTYEQLKAEVARQQILARKQQLLAKREADTAEIERLSAQRTVERYDSVGVVGIIAKIDYQKAQDALNSAGIRARHAAQAANLEGDDVQLAIRTKTNEMERARLSMANAQRRVDELTVRAPVDGFIGTLNVQNRMVVIANAPLMTLVDLSKLEVEVEVPETYAGDLGLGMSAEITLPSGRATGKLSALSPEVVKNQVLARVRFDGEQPKGLRQSQRVTARLLIEEKPGVLMLPRGPFVENEGGRHAYVMQDGVAVRTPIQLGATSISAVEILSGLKPGDQVVISGTDAFKNAARVSLNN; this is translated from the coding sequence ATGATCCGCGATACATCCCAACAAGACGCCGTCGTCGCCACACCGGCGTCCCACACCTTCAAGCGCCGCGCGCTGCTGATCGGGGGCGCCGCCGCCCTGCTGGCCGCCAGCGTCGCCGTGTTCGCCGCCTGGAGCGGCAGCGAACATTCCGTCTCCGGCAGCCGCGTGCGCATCGCCGAAGTCCAGCGCGGCACGCTGGTGCGCGACGCTGCCGTCAACGGCCGCGTGGTGGCCGCCGTCAGTCCCACCCTGTATTCCACCGCCCCCGCCACCGTCAACCTGAAGGTCGCCGCCGGCGACACGGTCAAGAAGGGCGACGTGCTGGCGGTGCTCGAGTCGCCCGACCTGACCGACGCCCTCAAGCGCGAAGTCTCGACCTACGAACAGCTCAAGGCCGAGGTGGCGCGCCAGCAGATCCTGGCGCGCAAGCAGCAACTGCTGGCCAAACGCGAAGCCGACACCGCCGAGATCGAGCGCCTGTCGGCCCAGCGCACCGTGGAGCGCTACGACAGCGTGGGCGTGGTCGGTATCATCGCCAAGATCGACTACCAGAAGGCCCAGGACGCCCTCAACTCGGCCGGCATCCGCGCCAGGCATGCGGCGCAGGCGGCCAACCTCGAAGGCGACGACGTCCAGCTGGCGATCCGCACCAAGACCAACGAGATGGAGCGCGCGCGCCTGTCGATGGCCAATGCCCAGCGCCGCGTCGACGAACTGACCGTGCGCGCGCCGGTCGATGGCTTCATCGGCACCCTGAACGTGCAGAACCGCATGGTGGTCATCGCCAATGCTCCCCTGATGACGCTGGTCGACCTGTCCAAGCTCGAAGTCGAGGTCGAGGTGCCCGAGACCTATGCCGGCGACCTGGGCCTGGGCATGAGCGCCGAGATCACCCTGCCCTCGGGCCGCGCCACCGGCAAGCTGTCGGCGCTGTCGCCCGAGGTGGTCAAGAACCAGGTGCTGGCGCGGGTGCGCTTCGACGGCGAGCAGCCCAAGGGGCTGCGCCAGAGCCAGCGCGTCACGGCGCGCCTGCTGATCGAGGAAAAGCCTGGCGTGCTGATGCTGCCGCGGGGACCATTCGTCGAGAACGAAGGTGGCCGGCATGCCTATGTGATGCAGGACGGCGTCGCCGTGCGCACGCCGATCCAGCTGGGCGCGACCAGTATCTCGGCGGTGGAGATCCTGTCCGGACTGAAACCTGGCGACCAGGTCGTCATCTCGGGCACCGACGCCTTCAAGAACGCCGCACGCGTCTCACTCAACAATTGA
- a CDS encoding TonB-dependent receptor, translated as MRYLALPAITASLLAAAGVHAAPAPAPAVESSVVVTGQRASLARAIAAQEQADNIVSVISSDDIGHLPDKNAAEALARVPGISVQRDQGEGRYVVVRGLDADYNSVTINGAMVPSPEATRRAVALDVLPAGLVRSLEVTKSATPDQDASSLGGTVEVKTLSAFDLPGKLLSVGVAASHDTNTDQNSPSASLLWAQRFMDGKLGIAAGLSGEKRKFGSDNVETGGDWDGDRLKGFELRDYLPTRERRAGAFNLDYRPDAATSYALRGFLSRFSDEESRDRMTVGDFENDDESVVEGELAPATIERRLRQRKYTQEIRSLTGSMDRRFGDAWKMRLEAATSRATDKTPNAISDARFTNVESFEGVGFTNTRAPHLIAPAGVADAANYELDSFAIERAYAKDTSHQLRLDLQREFDAGDWSGAFKFGAKATRRDKRTDTDAWEFGSDDPGDGDYWGAGPTSMTAFVNGKRLDYPFGNLGYAIDPNLVRARLAGLNRDGARAIVDSALDDFKLQEDIDAAYVQASLRSGAWTLLAGVRAERTRFKADGSQVTDEEEITPRNASRSYTNWLPGMHLRYDLDQHTSLRAAWSNSVVRANFAQLAPGVSLDGDDEATIGNPDLDPLRSHNLDLGIERTIGGDGVVSAYVFTKAIRDFTYATDLAGRGDWADFSSAISYKNGEKARVRGIELAWQQPLRMLPAPFNGLLIGINGAITHSRADIDSADGDGGIGARAIRMPGQSNRIGNLMVGYESGPFSARLAMNYKSPYLLELGEDVLDARQDRYVDTQKQLDLSMSLKLDKRWQLTFDASNLNNEKYYVYMGDKSRNAQHEQYGRTFKIGLKASIF; from the coding sequence ATGCGCTATCTCGCCCTCCCCGCCATCACTGCCAGCCTGCTGGCCGCTGCCGGCGTCCACGCTGCCCCTGCTCCGGCGCCGGCCGTCGAATCCAGCGTGGTCGTCACCGGCCAGCGCGCCAGCCTGGCGCGCGCCATCGCCGCCCAGGAACAGGCCGACAACATCGTCAGCGTCATCAGCAGCGACGACATCGGCCACCTGCCGGACAAGAATGCCGCCGAGGCGCTGGCGCGCGTGCCGGGGATCTCGGTCCAGCGCGACCAGGGCGAAGGCCGCTACGTGGTGGTGCGCGGCCTGGACGCCGACTACAACAGCGTGACCATCAATGGCGCCATGGTGCCCTCGCCGGAAGCGACGCGCCGCGCGGTGGCGCTGGACGTGCTGCCGGCCGGCCTGGTGCGCTCGCTGGAAGTGACCAAGTCGGCCACGCCCGACCAGGACGCCAGTTCGCTGGGCGGCACGGTCGAGGTCAAGACCCTGTCGGCCTTCGACCTGCCGGGCAAGCTGCTCAGCGTCGGCGTGGCCGCCAGCCACGACACCAATACCGACCAGAACAGCCCGAGCGCCAGCCTGCTGTGGGCCCAGCGCTTCATGGACGGCAAGCTGGGCATCGCCGCCGGCCTGTCGGGCGAGAAGCGCAAGTTCGGCTCGGACAACGTGGAAACGGGCGGCGATTGGGACGGCGATCGCCTGAAAGGCTTCGAGCTGCGCGACTACCTGCCCACGCGCGAACGCCGCGCCGGCGCCTTCAACCTCGACTACCGCCCGGACGCGGCCACCAGCTATGCCCTGCGCGGCTTCCTCAGCCGCTTCTCGGACGAAGAGTCGCGCGACCGCATGACCGTGGGCGACTTCGAGAACGACGACGAAAGCGTGGTCGAAGGCGAACTCGCTCCCGCCACCATCGAACGCCGCCTGCGCCAGCGCAAGTACACGCAAGAGATCCGCTCGCTCACCGGTTCGATGGACCGCCGCTTCGGCGACGCCTGGAAGATGCGGCTGGAGGCCGCCACCAGCCGCGCCACCGACAAGACCCCGAACGCGATCAGCGACGCGCGCTTCACCAACGTCGAGAGCTTCGAGGGCGTCGGCTTCACCAACACCCGCGCCCCGCACCTGATCGCCCCGGCCGGCGTGGCCGACGCGGCAAACTACGAACTCGATTCGTTCGCGATCGAGCGCGCCTATGCCAAGGACACCAGCCACCAGCTGCGCCTCGACCTGCAGCGCGAATTCGATGCCGGCGACTGGAGCGGCGCGTTCAAGTTCGGCGCCAAGGCCACCCGCCGCGACAAGCGCACCGACACCGACGCCTGGGAATTCGGCAGCGACGATCCCGGCGATGGCGACTACTGGGGCGCCGGCCCGACCTCGATGACGGCCTTCGTCAATGGCAAGCGCCTCGACTACCCGTTCGGCAACCTCGGTTACGCGATCGACCCGAACCTGGTCCGTGCCCGCCTGGCCGGCCTGAACCGCGATGGCGCCCGCGCCATCGTCGACTCGGCGCTGGACGACTTCAAGCTGCAGGAAGACATCGACGCCGCCTACGTGCAGGCCAGCCTGCGCAGCGGCGCCTGGACGCTGCTGGCCGGCGTGCGCGCCGAGCGCACCCGCTTCAAGGCCGACGGCTCGCAGGTGACGGACGAAGAAGAGATCACGCCGCGCAACGCTTCGCGCTCCTATACCAACTGGTTGCCGGGCATGCACCTGCGCTACGACCTCGACCAGCACACCAGCCTGCGCGCGGCATGGAGCAACTCGGTGGTGCGCGCCAACTTCGCCCAGCTGGCGCCGGGCGTCAGCCTGGATGGCGACGACGAAGCCACCATCGGCAATCCGGACCTGGATCCGCTGCGCTCGCACAACCTGGACCTCGGCATCGAGCGCACCATCGGCGGCGACGGCGTGGTGTCGGCCTATGTGTTCACCAAGGCTATCCGCGACTTCACCTACGCCACCGACCTGGCCGGCCGCGGCGACTGGGCCGACTTCTCCAGCGCGATCTCGTACAAGAACGGCGAAAAGGCCCGCGTGCGCGGCATCGAACTGGCCTGGCAGCAGCCGCTGCGCATGCTGCCGGCGCCGTTCAACGGCCTGCTGATCGGCATCAACGGCGCCATCACCCATTCGCGCGCCGACATCGACAGCGCCGACGGCGACGGTGGGATCGGCGCGCGCGCGATCCGCATGCCGGGCCAGTCAAACCGCATCGGCAACCTGATGGTCGGCTACGAGTCCGGTCCGTTCAGCGCCCGCCTGGCGATGAACTACAAGTCGCCCTACCTGCTCGAACTGGGCGAGGACGTGCTCGACGCGCGCCAGGACCGCTACGTCGACACCCAGAAGCAGCTGGACCTCTCGATGTCGCTCAAGCTCGACAAGCGCTGGCAGCTGACCTTCGACGCCAGCAACCTGAACAACGAAAAATACTACGTCTACATGGGCGACAAGTCCCGCAACGCGCAACATGAACAATATGGCCGCACCTTCAAGATCGGCCTGAAAGCGAGCATCTTCTAA
- a CDS encoding GGDEF domain-containing protein, whose protein sequence is MSNVIRHALLIGALLGAFAFLFVGTGTTIPMAEWDWVDIASEGGTSLLAALWCLIVLSSRPDGLVTRLLAGGLACIMLGSWADCLDEVVDIDKAALWDNALESLLPLGMLILTVGMYYWKLEQATLSDHMRKRERLFRNHRPFDRITQLADAAYLREQLRLESRRNEGDGASALVLFDIDEFHRINREHGQLEGDRVLQAVAHMLLLNLRNEDLLCRYAGDRFAVLMPGLTEPDARDAAQHLCRMVSSMRHHAPKGRVRISLRHGCAPTQGAPDALLATLCRQMDAV, encoded by the coding sequence ATGTCCAACGTGATCCGCCATGCCTTGCTGATCGGCGCGCTGCTCGGCGCCTTCGCCTTCCTGTTCGTCGGCACCGGGACCACCATCCCGATGGCCGAATGGGACTGGGTCGACATCGCGAGCGAGGGAGGCACCTCGCTGCTGGCGGCGCTGTGGTGCCTGATCGTGCTGTCCAGCCGGCCGGACGGGCTGGTCACGCGGCTGCTGGCCGGCGGCCTGGCCTGCATCATGCTCGGCTCCTGGGCCGATTGCCTGGACGAGGTGGTCGACATCGACAAGGCGGCGCTGTGGGACAACGCGCTGGAGTCGCTCCTGCCGCTCGGGATGCTGATCCTTACCGTCGGCATGTATTACTGGAAGCTCGAGCAGGCCACGCTGTCCGATCACATGCGCAAGCGCGAGCGGCTGTTTCGCAACCATCGCCCGTTCGACCGCATTACCCAGCTGGCCGACGCCGCCTACCTGCGCGAGCAGCTGCGCCTGGAGAGCCGTCGTAATGAAGGCGATGGCGCCAGCGCGCTGGTGCTGTTCGACATCGACGAATTCCACCGCATCAACCGCGAACACGGCCAGCTGGAAGGCGACCGCGTGCTGCAGGCGGTCGCGCACATGCTGCTCCTGAACCTGCGCAATGAAGACCTGCTGTGCCGCTATGCCGGCGACCGCTTCGCGGTGCTGATGCCGGGACTGACGGAGCCTGACGCGCGCGACGCCGCCCAGCACCTGTGCCGCATGGTGTCCTCGATGCGCCACCATGCGCCCAAGGGACGGGTGCGGATCTCCCTGCGCCATGGCTGCGCGCCCACCCAGGGCGCACCGGATGCGCTGCTGGCCACCTTGTGCCGGCAGATGGACGCCGTGTGA
- a CDS encoding YbhB/YbcL family Raf kinase inhibitor-like protein → MKRASLAAALCMIFGSATAQQGDGTMFSTRINVWKPNKVEATPERIAALKAPQGFTVSAFATGLKNARIIAVAPNGDVYLSRRDQGDVLLLRDADGDGRADGAPVTVANRAGAHGLAIRDNKLYLVTVKELFVADIKPDGRLGELKMLIGDLPDSGQHPNRTMAFGPDGMLYLSVGSTCNTCNESNVENATLLRVSPDGKSRTIFASGLRNLIGFGWHPATGELWGFDHGIDFLGDDVQPEEINKIELGKQYGWPHVYGAGDIYPQSTPQGEITKEQWKARSTPMVLGYTAHAAPMQWVWGAGSAFPAEYQGDAFVTMRGSWNRVPASGYEIVRVRYQNGQATSVEPFVTGFLTDGGKTHIARPVGLALAKDGSLLMADDANGVIYRVAYTGGKAAAATPPKAPAGPMEQQVNKGNKVPLANQRPETEAKGQLSVTSSSFGANAMMHERYTEYADGVSPALSWKAVAGAKSYAVIMEDPDARPVTPFVHWVMWNIPATITSVPEGVQEQPRLSDPDGVLQGRTTRGAPGYYGPKPPAGEAAHRYHFQVYALDTMLDVPFGADRDQVLAAMKGHVLAKGEIVGKYGQKQQPQK, encoded by the coding sequence ATGAAACGCGCATCCCTCGCAGCCGCGCTGTGCATGATATTCGGTTCGGCCACCGCCCAGCAGGGCGACGGCACCATGTTCTCCACCAGGATCAACGTCTGGAAACCCAATAAGGTAGAGGCTACCCCCGAGCGCATCGCGGCGTTGAAGGCCCCGCAAGGCTTCACCGTCAGCGCCTTTGCGACCGGACTCAAGAATGCGCGCATCATCGCAGTGGCGCCGAACGGCGACGTCTACCTCAGCCGGCGCGACCAGGGCGACGTGCTGCTGCTGCGCGACGCCGACGGCGACGGCCGCGCCGACGGCGCGCCGGTCACGGTGGCCAACCGCGCCGGCGCCCACGGCCTGGCGATCCGCGACAACAAGCTGTACCTGGTCACCGTCAAGGAGTTGTTCGTGGCCGACATCAAGCCCGACGGTCGGCTGGGCGAACTCAAGATGCTGATAGGCGACCTGCCCGATTCGGGCCAGCACCCCAACCGCACCATGGCCTTCGGCCCGGACGGCATGCTGTACCTGAGCGTCGGCAGCACCTGCAATACCTGCAACGAGAGCAATGTGGAGAACGCCACCCTGCTGCGCGTGTCCCCCGACGGCAAGAGCCGCACCATCTTCGCCAGCGGCCTGCGCAACCTGATCGGCTTCGGCTGGCATCCGGCTACGGGCGAGCTGTGGGGCTTCGACCACGGCATCGACTTTTTGGGCGACGACGTCCAGCCCGAAGAGATCAACAAGATCGAGCTGGGCAAGCAATACGGCTGGCCGCATGTGTATGGCGCCGGCGATATCTACCCGCAAAGCACGCCGCAGGGCGAGATCACCAAGGAACAATGGAAGGCGCGCAGCACACCGATGGTGCTGGGCTATACCGCCCATGCGGCGCCGATGCAGTGGGTATGGGGCGCCGGCAGCGCCTTCCCGGCGGAATACCAGGGCGACGCTTTCGTCACCATGCGCGGTTCGTGGAACCGGGTGCCGGCGTCGGGCTACGAGATCGTGCGCGTACGCTATCAAAACGGCCAGGCGACCTCGGTCGAGCCTTTCGTCACCGGCTTCCTGACGGATGGCGGCAAGACCCATATCGCGCGCCCGGTCGGCCTCGCGCTGGCCAAGGATGGTTCGCTGCTGATGGCGGACGACGCCAATGGCGTGATCTACCGCGTCGCCTACACCGGCGGCAAGGCAGCCGCCGCCACGCCGCCGAAGGCGCCGGCCGGCCCCATGGAGCAGCAGGTCAATAAAGGCAACAAGGTCCCGCTGGCGAACCAGCGCCCCGAGACCGAGGCAAAGGGCCAGCTGAGCGTGACCTCGTCGAGCTTTGGCGCCAACGCCATGATGCACGAGCGCTACACCGAGTACGCGGACGGCGTTTCGCCGGCTTTGTCCTGGAAAGCCGTGGCCGGCGCGAAGTCGTACGCGGTCATCATGGAAGACCCGGACGCCAGGCCGGTCACGCCCTTCGTGCACTGGGTGATGTGGAACATCCCGGCCACCATCACCAGCGTGCCGGAAGGCGTGCAGGAGCAGCCCCGCCTGTCCGACCCGGACGGCGTGCTGCAGGGCCGCACCACGCGCGGCGCGCCCGGCTACTATGGCCCGAAGCCACCGGCCGGCGAGGCGGCGCACCGCTACCACTTCCAGGTCTATGCACTGGACACGATGCTCGACGTGCCATTCGGCGCCGACCGCGACCAGGTGCTGGCGGCGATGAAGGGGCATGTGCTGGCCAAGGGCGAGATCGTCGGCAAGTACGGGCAGAAGCAGCAGCCGCAGAAGTGA